TTCATTCGAGTTCAGATCACCACAAATGCCATATTGCAAGATATGTTATCGTCCTGATTCagttgtcgattttttttgtcaccgTCGCTGCCGATTGTTCAGTGAATGGCACAGTATTTGAACATATCGGTATagctttttccaaaaagtatGCGCAGTTGTTGCAATTCGGCAAAATCCCATGGGAGCCGATTAAAAGCAGTTGCATTAGGAAAAATATAATTGAAGTTCGTGGTTAAAACAGGTAATGCGTGTAAAACTCGTCGGCAGGGCTTATACACACTGGAATCTTCAGTGTAACCATTGCATCGTAGTCTTTAGTGTGTACGTTGCACTTCAGAACGAGAGACTGTTTAGCCCGTACTGCTCAGTTTTAGTACTTACCCAGCCTTTTAGGATAACAACGTTATTAGATTACGAAGATGTCCTTATGGTTAGTGGttagtaagtaagtaatttGCGGAAAGCTTTGACAGCTCGAAGTGAGAGTATAGTTGCTGACCGTTCCGTGTTAAGTTATGGAGGATCGAcattctgctttttttaaattatagtGTTTAACTCAGCCTTCTCATGAcgcggggcgggtgtggcgcagtcggttagagttCCGTTGTAGttacacggtcgatggttcgaaacctccTTAGTGgttaaccaagcctttcgtcccaTCGGGGTGAACACATCTGAGTTGATGATCGGGCggcccgcaagtcattgtatagcccaacacgcgttccaaaacctcaactattacgaattgcagtaaaaacgcgTAGCCGCATCGCAAGTGGATTGTCATGCGTtgcacatttttgaaaataaaaacatgatCTATTTGCTGCTAGATTGCAGACATTGAGAACTCAAAAAACCTaagttttaaaataattttttcaagaagatcGGGTTGCAAATGCTCGACGCGAGgatgatgatgacgatgaTGTTCATGTTGGCCAGCGACGTCAGGTACGGCCGGAGCACCGTCGCGACCGCCACGATCGTACCGATGTTCGGGTCGTGCGCAATGTTCGTGGAAGTAGAGGTGGCCTGAGCGGACATCGATTGGAAAGACATGCACCGATGAAGTAGGTTCTACATCATTCCTTCTTCTATTACGTTTCGCATGTATGTTTGTGAAACTACAAAGATCTGTGACCCATTGTACGGCGAAGTTTGCCTTTGTTACGCTTGCACTCGATTGATCAAACTAACGTGGCATCATGTTTTTACATACGATATTGTGAAATACCATCAATTTACTCTCTGCATCAATATGGTGTGCTCCGATGATTCGGCCATTTCTGAAAGTGACGGAGAATGGTGAAGTTATTTACTATGCAGAGTTTGAGAGTGTCTTGCTGACAGTTTTCAAGGACTCCTTTATATTATTAGAAGAGTTTCTTTCTAGGGATCGTTATGATCGAGACCGCTACAGGGACCATGACAACGGTTATCGGAGAGaacaacgacatgaagaaagACATTATGAGAATCACCGTCGTGGCGTGATGAGAGGCAGCGTTAGAGGAGGTAAGTTcgcgtttcttttctttggtaGGATGGTGCATATATTGGTACAGTTTTATTAGTCaattttctcatcaaaatCATTATTACTTGTCGGTGTGAAATGTATTTCATAGCACTCATCCTTCATTCCTTCCATTTTGAACATTCAAGgttttttattctctaaataaacgttgaaaagaagaaacaacagTATATTCCACACGAGTATGATAGGTTTTGGTTCCAGAGCTATAGGGCTcctaaaatctttgaaatttctactTGAAAGATCTGTTGCTGAAACAATAACCTAGAAATGGTCTTATATATTCAGCGCAACAAAACTTTCACATGACTGACACGTCGCATCAGAGTTTTGATCTGAAAATTTGATTTACTGGAAATCGATCTTCTTGAATGTTCTAATCCGTCCAAATGCAACTTAATATTTTGGGACTAaattgtttcgtttttcttttctttttggtgaTGTGGATCTTGTGACTTTCACCCTAGGCATGACACAACGACGCTTCCAAGTATGTCAGCTTCAAGttttttcaaacactccttGTTGATTTACTTCCCACAGAttttttgccgttttttttttggagttgcCGAAGGTGCGCGAATTCTAATAGCACTGTGGAGTTCTACTTTTTCTATGCAGAAACATTGTTTCTAGAAGCTTATTCCTACTAGTAACAGATCCTACAGAATGATGTCGTACAGTACTGTGAAATACAATCCAGCAGAATTCTAAGAGAGCAAAGTCGCTCGGTTaatgaaaatttacttttataCAGTTTACTCTACTAGAAATCGTAGTAATATCCCCTGCTCTCGAGCGAAAGTTGCTGTGCTCTTATTATAAGTATGATCTCTTATATGATTACAAGACAAAAACATTTCCCCGTACTTAAAGTAAACCAAGGCTCGAGAAAGGATTTTGACGTGGTTTCAGCACTCCAGGGTTGACGAACACCTTATATTGGAAGgttgatttgaaaaagaaaggaaagagaaaaagaaaagaggagaaaaaaatgaccttcTCCGGATTTTCATCTGTCACTTCATCAGGTTTTCATATAGCTGTTGATTCAAAGTGCGTACTTTTCCATGCATTTGTCGGAGTGGGCACGGAAGTGTATGCGGCGAACATATGCAAATTCTCGAATACTGGCAATTACTTCCAGATGCGAATCGCTGCACTTTGCTGTGCccgtttgaaatttttggcaaTTTGGTTTGAGGGAATTTTTTTAGCATCGATATACTACatagttttttaaaacatttttagtATGTATTTTTCCGTCGCGTAGTCGCCTTTatgggttttttcttcctcgaaaAGAATTAGGCACAGTAGGATCAGAATgacctgaagctcgatgcTATTGTTGGAGCGAATGTGCTCGAAATGATGCGAAGTTAGAGGttggatcgaggtgggaccatttcTGAAGCTGTGCAGTACGAGTGGAGTTCGTGGTGGCCCAACCTCGGTCGCTGCCTTTGGCTCCACCTACCCTATTCGGGCGTCCTTCTTGCGCTACTACACTAGGCTTCAAGTTGCTTTGATTCGACTAAATGAGATGTATGTTATTCATATGAAATAACTTAATGGTTCACATAGTGTAAGATGTCAACAAATCATTGTCTGATATGGTTGCAGCCAGTTCCTACACGCGTGGACAGCCGTCAAGAACGTTCACAGCGTCACATGCTGATAGCCGAGAATCCGGCTATCAACGAGAAGAAGTCCCCCCACAGAGAAATGCTGGATACTCACCAAGAGGTAACTTACACCATGCAGTGCACATATTTCGAGGGGTACTCATGAACAAGATCATTATTGTTTTGTATCTACAGCTTTAGACAACGGCGCATATTACGATAATCGAGGCGGATATGCACCTCGAGGCGGTTACGCTGGTCGCGGACGGGGTGGTATCGCAGCGTCACCACGTGGCGGCTATTCTCCGCGTGGTGATACGTATCCAACGCGTGGATTTACTGGACCGAAAAGATACTCAGAGCAACGTGGTGAAATTATACCACCACCAGTGCAAATGGCAGTGCCACCCCCACCACTTCCACCACCACAGCACAATTTCAGCATTCCTCGTCAGCCGACTGATGTGGTGTACTTTGATCCTACTCAGCAGGTAAGAATAAGTTAGTTTCTTGTCTGTGTTTTGGCTTTATGCCGGATCGGGTTATGATAGGTTAGACAGCAAGTCATCTACGTTTATATTGCTGCCTCCGGTCACTTACTAAAATGCACAATCTATATCAGGGGTACCCAAAAGGAATCAATTATTTCagcgagaaaaaaggaaagaatttatttatatctaaTTTCACCTTATGTCGATTATGTAATCTCCGTCGTTGTCCAGGATCCATCTCGCTGGTAGAGTTTCAATAACATActcttaaaatttcttttcttttgaagaaagataTGATTGTAGGTGAGTTTGTACTTCAGcgatatttttaaaacttttatacCTTAGGGATTGTTCCATCGATTGGGAACAACGGAAATCGGATGCTGCTAAGTCTGGGGAATATGGAGGATGTGGTAAAACCTCCCAGTTTAGTtgccttattttttcctgattaATTCTGCTGTCTGAGGACTGGGATTATCCTAAAACCCATCCGGGAGCTCTGATagacaattcatttcattcgacgaatcgaaGGCGGGGtggggcgcaaaggtggcgcattgcaatagTGTGCAACGTCGTAAGGAACTGCAGCCGTCTGTtcacagtgatgcagggagagatgaacggaactacCACTgtactcataatctacaacccgatataggtatagtccaacgaaaatccataccacaccagattcgtagggtgatacctttaaagtgtttttatcaAACTCAACAAGACGTCCACTTCAAACGCTATCttacaaattttctaaacCAGCGTTTTCAATACGTCTGCATACAGatcacatattttctttgtcGCAACCGTCCCATTAACACCCGATgggggcggtcgttaggtacccgcagccgaatAAATGCCTGCAGAAGAATCTGTCGGTAagccagagcaggcatatcttggACTAGTTctgatcactaagccacgcccatccatcatcacgtcactgaggtcatgtgccgtgtttgtattgcaataacgtgatagagttgatttctaggaaggttcaaagaacgaaaaggtaTCAACTTAGCAAGTGGAAGAAGGCGTAGGAAATGAAagtgctaaaaatgaagaaagaacgtagaagatttgtgcaagaaaaaacaacatgagaaaacataaatgaagccgaaaattgaaaacgttccaaaatgaAGTTCCAAAATGAAAGTCAAAAGGTGTAGAAACGAGAACCTGGTTTTTGGAAGATGCAGACTGCAGcagtttgtaaaagtttcgatttgtttgttttacatagATAAAACACTTTTACATAGATAACTatcattacattacattatctTCCACTTCTGGGATTTCGTTTGCAATCGTTCGATGTATCTCTCTATACGTAagcgatcgatactccgtacAGAAGCAATACGAGAGATAACATGCTCccgcgaggcatgtttcgcccTCATCAGGCAATGAGGTccgaagatggacgatgtgatgAGTGGGGCATAGGgtgaacgcagcgcaatgctctgctgacgctattCACCGCTGCGCAGAGCAATTAACGATagccgttgccagtcgtttcccctaaggataggttgtcgcggaggctgcggatacctaacgatacgcacccacGAGCTGAAGCACATTTACGTCACTGCATgctgtttcattttcgaatGCCCGCCATTTTACAACGGTGTAATGAAAACATTTGGACTTAATTGTCACAAAAGTCAAGGCCAGGAGTTGTGGTATTGCCATATAAAACATGTCTTTATGCATTCACGCTTTGAAGTGGACTCAAGCAAATATGCTACACTAATAATAATTGGTTATTTATGGGTACCCCTAATAAGTTTGATTTGCGAGCTACCTGTCTCCGAAACCTGGTTGTTTCAGCGTTTGACTGTGCCCTTTAACCGCTcataattcaaatatttgcatGTTTAGATTTCATGATCCTATATTAATGGAAAGCCATTCATTATTTCCAGTCCCCGCTTAAACTTGTCATTGTTGTTGTGATTCACACCGTTCATCGAGCACTGAGGACATATGTATACCCGAAATATTGACATAGGGAGAGCGCTTGTTGCAGAAAATGCCAGAAAAACatgattttttaaactgcACTCAGCTAGCTATCATACATTTGTCGTTTTATGCTGCTGAGGAATGGAATTCATATTGTGTTGGTATATCAATTCTTGAAATTCAACTGCTTTACTTGAACTTTTActtgcatcaccccacgaatctggggtggtgcagatttcaggtgagttatgcctatatgggatcgtagatgatggggaggagggtgattccatgtatttcttcctaattgccgtaagaaacggcccggaaagtgcggcttcgagtgttccgggttttttttgttccctattttctacaacgagttccattggagcgcgccagcattctgcacgcgctgcatcttccgggccgttttttacggcaattgggaagaaattgacggaatcattctcctccccataatctacgaccccgtgtaggctttgcccacctgaaacctgcaccaccccagattcctggggtgatgtcCTTAACGATGCGGATTCGCATTCGACCCTTCTTTGTTATCCTTTGCTCTTACCAGAATTAGCAATTGAGTCATTGTTTGCTTCAAAGTTGCTTCTTATTGATAGACCTAAGCGATATGGAAGATGTTTCATCATTTAGCATTAACATTCTCAACGTGAAATGCTAGAAATCGACCTAAATGCATATTAGTTTGATATCTTTTGGGCTGGAATTCAAGGATAGTTGTAACCTTATAGCCACGTTGAATATAGAGATTATTCAATCTGAGCATTTGATAGGGTTGTTCACGAATCCCCATTCTGCTATGAGGAGAGTTTTGGGTTTCTCCAGTTGGTCATGTATTCTTAATTCTCTCCGGATTTCAGCCGAGCAGACAACCATTACCACCGCGTGAAAAGAAGATTATCGAGATAGTGCCACCGTCGAATTGATTTGCTACAATACAAAACGAGTCATATCGACGACAGCCTGATGAGGGAGGCTCTCAATCGAAGCTCTAACCGCCAACTCAGCAAAATATGTTCTACATGGTTGTAGCTATTTGTGTAGAGTACTGTTATTGTGCCAATAATGGTGGTGACAAGTGACTCTAGTGACTGTAACCTCCAGAACCTGCTGATTATGTGCGGATTACCTCCTTACTCGCCGAAAAAGTGGCGACAACTACCCGTGCTTAGTTCTTCGTTACTATTTTTCACATTAAGGCTCATGAGCTCCTCCCAGTCAGTCTGTTAATGTTATAATATGTGAACAAAATAGGGTTACAAATGCTGTCCGAAAAAATCTTGTTAAATAAGCGCCACCACGCATgcacatttttctgtttctggtCTTTTGACCAGCTGCAGTAGCTTGATTGTGAATGTAATTgaacaaaaatgtaaaaaaaagacagatttttcttcgaaattttaaGAGGCGCTGGGTTAGCTGACAGCCGTGGTGCAGTTTTGCATGTGAAAAGCATATTAACAGGATTACTGTCGGTTTTCGTTTCAGTTTCATTTTACGTTTTTGTCTTCGATTTCTCACTAAATCATTATTAATACAAGGTTGTTTGTCTTGAGgcttttctctctttgaggttgCACCAATATTTTTTCGCgcataaataatattaaagaaCACGTATAAAATACTTGATTCTTCAGCAGTCCCATTGCATGGCGATACAGTTACAAATTTTGTCTTCATCCTATACAACTTATTTTTCAGCTATTATTAACTTTCGCTAGGGTCAGCGCTTTCGCGTTGAAAAACTCACATTTCTACTCAGTCTTCGTCGAAGTGATTCGGGTGACCGGGAGGACAAATGTACATGAAGGAATAAAATTCCTTCATAGGACACCTACAAATCAGCATCGCCTGCTCTGAGTTCTTGGCGACCGACACAGAATGATTCACCGTTAGAGTAATGTCAGTAATAATCATATATTGCCGATCCTGTattgatttcaacgccaaaattcgCAACAGAATGACAAGCTGTTCTAACAAGAGACTTAAAATGGCAGTCAGTTCTTCCCAGCAACAGAATTAAAAATCGAAGTTAAAGATATTTCGGATGCGCATGCAATTTCTCTCTCCCCCTACTACCAAGGAGTAGTAGCAACCATTGTGCTCCTTAGTCTGTCTAGCTCAGTCGACCATTCACATATGATatatcttctcaaaaaaaaaaaaaaaaaaaaaaaaaaaaacttcaacaaaCCTTTATTCCATCGGCAAATAcaaaaaggtagaaaaaattgtaaacaaaGGTACATACAGAGTGAAACAAAACGAACAACTATCTTAAACTACAGGATTGAGTAAAAGCAaccgaaaaacaaaacaatggaGACCTGATGACATCGAATGATGTTCTGTAAGGGAGGGTTTAACTAGATtggttctggaaattttctcagaCATTCTATGACTTATGGGCGAAAAAGGGAATAACAATGATCTTATaaagacaaagaaaagaaagagttaTTAAACAATCTTATTACGACTGAGAAGTACAAACTGTTTCGAATATCTCACTGTACTACCACTCTCTTATGTAAAGATCAAATCTATGGTTTCTAGTTGGGTAAACATATACACAAAACAAACGTTGGTGTTTGAAACAACTACATCAatcattaaaaaattgaagttttttcaAGTAACCGAGTTCTAGAGGTATTTTGAAAGTAGCGtttaaaatttgatgaaatttacATATGACAAGAAATTGTGCTGAACAGCTTGCTCTTACATTTTGCTTCCAATCTTCGCTGATGTCGTCTTCGATGATCGTGATGACCAACGAATCAATATTAAAATATGAGCACAAGTTCGTTTTCGTATGCGAATCTATCAGTTTAACCGTTTTGCTAGTAATTCGCACAAATTACACAAACACTTCCAAGTCACAAAGAGCATATCGTACCTGTAGTGTTAAGTACAACATATTTAAGCAGATTAAAACCAAAATCATTTATGTCAATTAGAAGGGTGGAAGGAAAGCACAACAATTGCAAAACTTACCAAATCAAACACAACCTGCAGAAGAGAACTACGGCCGTGGGCTCGTACATGGCGTGAGCAGCACTGGAGTCTTAGGGAACAAAAGGTCTTCGTCTGCAATCAGAGGTGTGTCTGGGAATTCCAGAGTTGGGTTCACGTCAGGGGACTTCTCGTCCACCAATTCCGTTTGCTGATCACCGTTACGAAAGGATGTTGCATTCTTGGTAGCTGTCAGCGGACCTCCTTCGAGAGCCAACTGTGGCCCAGGATGATAAGTAAGTTGCTGATGCCCGCTGTTGATAGGCAATCCATAGTTGCCAAACGATGAACCAGTAGCATTGTTATCAACTTGCTGTTTTGCGACTTGGACTTGCTCCTGTTCTTCACTGGTATCtacatcctttaaaaaaatacagatttATTGCAGTGTTGTTCACCTACAACAATTCTAAACTTACATCGAATAGATTGAAATCCCAGTTAGTTCCGAGAATATCGCGACAGTTATCAATCCCCAAATCAATTCCGTTCAGAAAATCTTGGaaatcctgcaaaaaaaaaaaaacgcttaacAAGTCAGCAGCAACTCAGAGATGGTGGTGTGAGTGATTGCAAGCGGAAGGACATGCATGCACAAATGTTCCATTTCATAAGTATATCAAAACAATATTTCAAGTAATCTTTGCTTGTACAGAGTCCTATCTTACATAATCATAGAAGAAGGTCATATTTGCGAAGATCGAAGGCATTCGTTTCGGTGCCGCATATGCATTACTCTATGGATCACATCGATCAAGATTCACGCTCAAGATCTCATGATTCACCACTTTTCCAGAACCTTGGGGTCTTTGTTACGTTCTGATGCGGAGCAGCTTCCAGATATTTAATATAGAATATTTAATGGGATTTTTGTGGTGCAGCTATGCTTTATTtgggaatttctttttatagtCGTTCCGTTCAAACTGAACTATAATACAAAATTTTCGATCGACTATCATAATTAGGGTGACGTCTGAAAAGCTGTCACTTTCAGTCGATACCAAACGACATCGACATAACGATTGCAAACGGCTACTGCAGCTACAGCCAACCAAAGACTCAATATCCGCCTTCCGTTTTGTCTCGCAGAGTATTTTGCACTAGAAATTCACTCGTCGAAATGTCCCTTGACTCCGCCCATTGTTCAAAGCGGTTCACTAGCTGCGCCACAATGATACGTTGTCAGTAACCTCGTACTTAGCCACTTGCATGTTGCACAGCCAGTACATAACTTGATTTGACTAATCTACTCCTACTCTCCACAGAGACGAACTCAAGGGAACAGAAGCACAACTTGGTACTTTTGAATGCTGAACTTTGAATGCTTGTGATCCGCCAGAGCATACGAcgctttttccacaaaatggtaaaagaaacacaaatgtGACAGGCCGCAAGAACAAAGAGTGTTTGCTATCGAAAGAATAATAGGAATACAAATCCATGAATGTAAGAATGCTGTAATATAATTTACaagtaaaataagaaacaCTACGACAGCACCCAAGTACACCCATTGTTCGATGAATTACTACCACTTTGCCTATGCTATTTAGCGTTACTACTCAACACCTTTGACAGCTCGTGAAATACAAAAGGAGAATCAAATCAATTCCTCAATATCCACTGACATTTTAAGGAAGGACAAACCACGTAGCACTAAAAACACTCCACTACTAGGGGAACACTACATTAACCACCACCCGGATAAGCCA
The Necator americanus strain Aroian chromosome I, whole genome shotgun sequence genome window above contains:
- a CDS encoding hypothetical protein (NECATOR_CHRI.G2017.T2), whose product is MSEGAATTPSVIAENGEKSAGGEATMKMAEMKIQDTEETAEQPSETDQDAKIDPRENGDDGFHTPEATDEGQKEGSAKLDDDEIEDNPAYIPRKGRYYMHDSRDAEEEVEEEKKTSRADGTWKHDRFDERWQRPKTKKQIMTRYGFDIREGETQEEAEENQRKRTAEKAKKETTEESELMGEKRRAKKTTRAKPRPRVEKTQNTPAKVRPQRVQKQEKQSNDERPLQEGEDRVANARREDDDDDDVHVGQRRQVRPEHRRDRHDRTDVRVVRNVRGSRGGLSGHRLERHAPMKDRYDRDRYRDHDNGYRREQRHEERHYENHRRGVMRGSVRGASSYTRGQPSRTFTASHADSRESGYQREEVPPQRNAGYSPRDNGAYYDNRGGYAPRGGYAGRGRGGIAASPRGGYSPRGDTYPTRGFTGPKRYSEQRGEIIPPPVQMAVPPPPLPPPQHNFSIPRQPTDVVYFDPTQQPSRQPLPPREKKIIEIVPPSN
- a CDS encoding hypothetical protein (NECATOR_CHRI.G2017.T1) — encoded protein: MSEGAATTPSVIAENGEKSAGGEATMKMAEMKIQDTEETAEQPSETDQDAKIDPRENGDDGFHTPEATDEGQKEGSAKLDDDEIEDNPAYIPRKGRYYMHDSRDAEEEVEEEKKTSRADGTWKHDRFDERWQRPKTKKQIMTRYGFDIREGETQEEAEENQRKRTAEKAKKETTEESELMGEKRRAKKTTRAKPRPRVEKTQNTPAKVRPQRVQKQEKQSNDERPLQEGEDRVANARREDDDDDDVHVGQRRQVRPEHRRDRHDRTDVRVVRNVRGSRGGLSGHRLERHAPMKDRYDRDRYRDHDNGYRREQRHEERHYENHRRGVMRGSVRGASSYTRGQPSRTFTASHADSRESGYQREEVPPQRNAGYSPRALDNGAYYDNRGGYAPRGGYAGRGRGGIAASPRGGYSPRGDTYPTRGFTGPKRYSEQRGEIIPPPVQMAVPPPPLPPPQHNFSIPRQPTDVVYFDPTQQPSRQPLPPREKKIIEIVPPSN